One Engraulis encrasicolus isolate BLACKSEA-1 chromosome 5, IST_EnEncr_1.0, whole genome shotgun sequence DNA segment encodes these proteins:
- the LOC134449393 gene encoding cathepsin S-like → MLVNIGLLVAVLSVVRTSVAVTDSSLDLHWQLWKKTHSKVYWNEVEDVMRRELWEKNLRLISRHNLEASMGMHTYDLAMNHMGDLTTLEVLQRLALLRVPPGLRRDTSAFVGVSGGPVPDSVDWRQKGYVTGVKMQGSCGSCWAFSAVGALEGQLMKTTGKIVDLSPQNLVDCSSKPKYGNKGCNGGFMSAAFQYVIDNQGIDSDASYPYKGVQGDCNYRPEQRAANCSSFGFVPEDSEEALKEAVANIGPVSVAIDATRPHFIFFRSGVYNDPSCTQKVNHGVLAVGYGTMDGQDYWLVKNSWGAGFGDQGYIRMARNKNNQCGIAKYACYPLM, encoded by the exons ATGCTGGTCAACATAGGCCTATTGGTTGCTGTGCTGAGCGTTGTCAGAACATCAGTGGCTGTCACAGACTCTTCATTGGATCTGCATTGGCAATTATGGAAGAAAACCCACAGCAAAGTCTACTGGAACGAG GTGGAGGATGTCATGCGAAGGGAGCTATGGGAGAAAAATCTGCGACTAATATCCAGGCACAATCTAGAAGCTTCCATGGGAATGCACACGTATGATCTGGCAATGAACCACATGGGAGACCTG ACCACCCTGGAGGTTCTGCAGCGTCTCGCCCTGCTGCGCGTCCCCCCAGGGCTCAGGCGGGACACCTCGGCCTTCGTAGGTGTGTCTGGTGGCCCTGTCCCAGACTCTGTCGACTGGAGGCAGAAGGGCTACGTCACTGGTGTCAAGATGCAG ggcTCCTGTGGCTCCTGCTGGGCCTTCAGTGCTGTGGGAGCCCTGGAGGGTCAGCTGATGAAGACCACGGGGAAGATAGTGGACCTGAGCCCCCAGAACCTGGTGGACTGCTCCAGCAAGCCCAAGTACGGAAACAAGGGCTGCAACGGCGGTTTCATGTCCGCGGCGTTCCAGTACGTGATTGACAACCAAGGCATCGACTCGGACGCCTCGTACCCTTACAagggtgtg CAAGGAGATTGCAACTACCGCCCTGAGCAGCGGGCCGCCAACTGCTCGAGCTTCGGCTTTGTGCCCGAGGACAGTGAGGAGGCCCTGAAGGAGGCGGTAGCCAACATCGGCCCCGTGTCCGTCGCCATCGACGCCACGCGCCCTCACTTCATCTTCTTCCGCAGCG GGGTGTACAATGACCCCTCATGCACCCAGAAGGTGAACCATGGCGTGCTGGCAGTGGGCTATGGCACTATGGATGGACAGGATTATTGGCTGGTGAAAAACAG CTGGGGTGCTGGTTTTGGAGACCAGGGCTACATTCGAATGGCCCGAAACAAGAACAACCAGTGTGGCATTGCAAAATACGCCTGTTACCCATTAATGTGA